The genomic region CCCCGACGGGGCGGGCGAGAACAGCGCGTACAGGGAGCCGGCATTAAGCAGCGCGACAGCGACGAGGAGccagcgggcggcggcggggaaggggcggcggcggggaaggggcggcggAGCGCGCTGCCCAACGCCGGGAGCGCCGAGGCCGGCCCCCCGGGCACAAAGGGCACCGCAAATCCCGAGCAGTTCTGTTGCTCTCAGGAACACAGGTTCGGGGAGCAGCGCTCAGTCCAGCCTTGACAGGCAGGGGGAGTTTGTTTAGTGCTCATTGCGAAAGgaacaaaatccttttgaaaGGGCGCTAAGTAGTTTCACGCCAAAGTGGCAGATTTGGTGAAGAATGTGGGGTGGGACAAAGCCCCGCCGTTCCCAGAGCGGCCGGAGCGCTTCGGGAAACCGCACCGGGAATTCAAGCACACAGAAAAGCGGGAGAGCCCAAATCTCTCcgcttccttctccctcccggCCCCCGagaagcaaagagaagcagaaccattacaaaaaaagagagcGGGGCTTAGCCGAAATGCAGCCACAACCAGCAGCCTGGAGTTGACTTTCCAAAACGGGGGAAGCTTGCTCAGAGCCTGGCATTGTGTTTCGCAGCCTAGGAAACCCTAAGAAGCTGgtacttcccccctcccctctcttttctcccaACTGGTTTGTAAATATTAACAAGGTTGTGAGCTATTCTCTCACACagagtggaatttttttttctttctttttttatccttgGAAAACTTCTTGGctttcccccgcagcccctctcccacTTCTTCCCCTCTGCAAAGCGGCACACCTGCTTGCAGCCACAAGGATTCAAAATCAATATTGTATTTGTCACTTTTCcgtctccttttcctctctcaacAGCCCTACTTGCCACTGAGGCGAATTGTGGATTTATGGAGGAAAATTAGCATAAATTATTACCAAATCTGTAAACGTGTGTGGTCTTGCTTGTGGGAAAGGGGGCTATTGCAAACCTTCCATGCAGAAAGGTGGTCCATGATGGGTTCCATGCAAGGGCTGAATGGCTATTGCACGAAATAGATTTCCATTGGGTTTGCACATTGATATAATTGACTTATGTGTATTTTATACAGTTTTCCCAACACTTCCCCTGAGCTCCTTATTTGAATTAGGCTTCAGAAAAACGtctatttgttttggttttctgcacAATGGATTTGGATTCActtgctccctcccctcctccctaaTGTTGGCTTTCAAAGTAAAAGGCAAATGCTACAAGTTACATTAAATCCTATATTGCCCAAGTCTGTCATCTGTTGCATGCTTAACACGAGGTGAAACTTTGGGTATCAATTACCGGGATGGCTTTGCCTGCCCTAACCCCTCCGCTCACACATTCCTttgcactggggaaaaaaaaaaaaaatcgggcGCCTTACAGCCATACCTCGGTCGCACTCGGAGTAGCAAATGACAACGGAAGTCGACTTTTCTTTAACTTTACAGCTTGCGGGTTCCCATTTGCGCCAgcggttggtttttttctttcttcgAAAAGAAAAGGTACTggcaaaaagaggaagaaaagaatttgtcagcctgtgaattttatttactgCCGTGCTGTTGCTGAGCTCTCTTTTGACAGGCATCCCAGGAGCGAACTTGGGCTGAGAGACAAAACCCGAACTGAGGGGTGTTAGAagttggggggagggggtgtcgGAGGTGTCCATTAAACCCACATATTTGGGGGCTctcaatacaaaaatataagcCTTCTGCCCGGTGTCCTAAGGGACGCTGGGTGCAATCTGTCCTCATTTCCGAGTATTGTCTTTCCTACCCTCTAACAAACGTCGATCGGCTCATCACCTCttacccccccaaaaaagtttGGAGGCTGCCTTCCTGCCCGGCCCGGCTGGCACGAAGCATCTCGGAGCCGGTTAACTGAGCAAGGCAGCCCCCGGGCTCTGAACCGCACGAACCCCCGCGGGCCCCTCTCTGCAAGGGGGGTGCCGTGCGGCAGGTCTCCCCCCAAAAGGGCCCGATAGCTGGGCAACGCGGGGCCGAGGTCGGCTTCTCGGATTCCTAGAAACACAATTATTTGCTCATTATTCTCTAAACGACATCCTGCTCCGAGAGAGAGGGATTAGATGGGACCGAGGGCAGCCGGGTTGGAACGAGGGGAACGCAGTTTAACACACACGGCGTCGGAGGTAGTTGCAGTGTGAAATGCGTTTTCAAGCTGCTGCCAGGTTTCAGGGAGCCCTGCTTGATGGGGACCGTCCCTCCGAGAAGACTCTAACGCGCCCGCAGAGCCCGCGATGGGCAGAGAGCCGGAGCGGcgctccctcccccaccccagctatTTTTGCTGAATTAGGAAGGTgacattattcttttcttcaagtACTTCTGTTAATATTGAAAAACGTGCCCTTGCATTTCAAGCGGGCGCGCTCAGCCTCAGCAGCCATTTCAATATTAATGAAATTGTTTAATCTCCTAAATTCATCGTGTTTAAGTTACGTTTTGGTGAGTTATTGACCGACTCCGAAAATATTGTTAATGGAGTGGATGTGTATTCACCACAAAGGCTTTTCCTCCCAGGGCTTGCAGCTCCCGAGACAATCTTTTATTCTGGCTCTAGGGTGACAGGATGCACGGCAGCCTCGGGAATACACATCATACGAACTTCCCTCCTATGCCAGGGCAAGCCTGGGACCTTCCGGCCCCGATCCTCCCCCCCGGACACACGGCTGGCAGTGGGGCTCCTCGTCGGGACTGCGGTTCCAGGATCGGGCCTTGGCTCCCGGGGAGGTGGCAGTACAGTGGAGCGGAGAGAGCCGCAACTCGGGTGTTAGACATCCTGCCTCCTCCTACGCACCGAGAAGCACACAGGCACACGAACAGCCTGAGACACACCACGGAAATCCCGCAGAAGGCGTCAGGTTGACGACAGTTAGCACAGTAACCGGTGACACGGGCCGGTTaccccagagcagctctgcgggacccccccgccccgaggccGGCCGGCTGGCGCGCAAGCTGCGCCCCGGCGCTGtccgccgcggcccccggccccgggagcaGGATAGCAGCGTGGAGGGCAGCTCGGCTCCGAGCACACCGGGGCCGTGTCCCGGCGGCGGACCGGGAGCCCGGCCGCTGCGGGGTATTTTAAGGCGACTCCCGCGGCTTTGCACCAACAGGTCCGCGGAACTACAGCAGCGGTCCTGCCTGGGCGCGGGGGGGAGAACAACAGCTTCCCGGGGCAGCTGCGGAGGAGCCCCGATCTTTTCTCTCCTCGAGAGAACCTTCGCTCGGGGAGAGAGGATCCGGCAAAGAGAAAGTCTCTCGTTACAGGGAAAAAGGCTCGCCTTAAGTTAGCCAACAATACAAATCAGATAACAATGCAGAACAAACAGAATACCACAGCCAAGCAATTTCCATGTCAAACATCCCACTGCTCAGTACCTCCATTTGTAAGTGTGAATTGCAGACTAAGCTTCCTGCAAAGTCCACAGAGAGGTTAGTGCAtaccttcccccccacccccagccaccGGGTACCATCGCACTGCAATTCCGCTGGCGGAGCCTTTTCACCCCTCGCCTTGTCTTCAAATGGAAATGATTCCCATTGGCCCAAGGTGTCCATGTAAATAGGTGTAAATGAAACCAGATTATGCCTTTctctccagccccctcctccccgctcccctccccctgctcccaagGCGATTGTCATATGATAGCAAAGAAGTGGCACATTAATGAAGCGCCTCTACAGGGGTCTTTTCTGCTCATGTCACCACATAAAACTATCAGATGGTTAGAGGAAGGACATGGAGGCAACTACGTAGCTCATCGCGGctgcagagaagcaaacaaGCCTCTGCTACAGTCCAGCTGCCGGTGGTGTAAAAGAAGCTGATTCAGCCCgcggaggagaagggaggggtgtACACGAGGATTCCCAAACCCAAGCCAGCTCGCTGCCTCCTCGGGACTAAACCGGAGCAGAGTGGCCGGGAAAGGAGCGAGAGACACGCCGGAGGAGCGCGGTGGGAAAGAGCCCGGACTCCCAGCTGCGTCCCGGATGTGGACTGTCAACTTCCAGCAACTTTAAGGTGGGCATATGCAGGGCTGGCATGGAGTGGGGTGGGAGAcgaggggaggggatgggatggaacgggatgggatgggagggggTCCCCTTCTCCTCGCCGAGACCAGAAGGCAGAGCTACCACTAGAGTTAACTTTACGGGTGCGGGCTGCTGCGGGGAGGCCAGGCTGAGCGAGGCCGGAGCTGGGAGAAAGGCACGTCGCTTTTCCCCCGCCGGCGGCGCAGAGCTCCGGGCtggcttcccctgcccccatcCCACTCCTCGAGGGCTGAGGTCCGCCGTGCCCCTTCCCCGTGCCCTTCTTTCTCCAGCCCGGCCCCACACCTacccgctgccccggccgggTGTCGGTGCAAACCCTCTCGGACTCaccgctctcccccacccccgaccCCCTCCTTGTCACTGCCCTTCTGCAGATCTCCGCGGGTCCCCTAGCGAAGATGCCTCGCCCTGGCAGAAACACTTACAGTGATCAGAAGCCTCCCTACTCCTACATCTCGCTGACCGCCATGGCGATCCAGAGCTCGCCGGAGAAGATGCTGCCCCTGAGCGAGATCTACAAGTTCATCATGGACCGCTTCCCCTACTACCGGGAGAACACGCAGCGCTGGCAGAACTCCCTCCGCCACAACCTCTCCTTCAACGACTGCTTCATCAAGATCCCGCGCCGCCCCGACCAGCCGGGCAAGGGCAGCTTCTGGGCGCTGCACCCCAGCTGCGGGGACATGTTCGAGAACGGCAGCTTCCTGCGCCGCCGCAAGCGTTTCAAGGTGGTCAAGTCGGACCACCTGGCCCCCAGCAAGCCGGCGGACGCGGCGCagtacctgcagcagcaggcgAAGCTGCGGCTCAGCGCCCTGGCGGCCACCGGCACCCACCTGCCCCAGATGTCCACGTACAACCTCGGCGTGTCTCAGCCCTCCAGCTTCAAGCACCCCTTCGCCATCGAGAACATCATCGCCAGAGAGTACAAGATGCCCGGGGGCCTCGCCTTTTCCACGATGCAGCCCATGCCGGCCGCCTACCCTCTCCCCAACCAGTTGACTACGGTGGGCAGCTCCATTGGCACGGGCTGGCCCCACATGTACAGCTCCGGCATGATCGACACCGCCACCCCTATCTCCATGGCCAGCAGCGAGTACGGCGCCTACGGCGTGCCCATTAAGCCGCTCTGCCATGGGGGGCAGACTTTGCCggccatccccgtccccatcaaGCCTACCCCCGCCGCGgtgccggccctgcccgccctgcccgcgcccATCCCCACCATCCTCTCGAACTCGCCGCCCTCCCTCAGCCCCACGTCCTCGCAGACGGCCACCAGCCAAAGCAGCCCGGCCACCCCCAGCGAGACTCTCACCAGCCCGGCGCCCGCCCTGCACTCCGTGGCGGTGCACTGACCCGGGCCGCCCGCACGGACTCCGCCGTCCCCCTTCTCCCAAAGTTTCCTCGgagctctcctccctccccttctctccctccttccgcttctttcctcccttctctcttctcttttcctcgAAAGCAGAGACAACTCCCCGCGGGAAACTGAGGTTTGCCGTTCGCGTgagctgcctttctgcttcGCCCCTTCAGCCGTGCCCTCCTAAGCGTCTCGGCTTCTTTCCTGGTTCTGAACTTTGTTTTCCGCTCTTCTGAGGCAAAACGAACCGACCCggcccgcccccctccccgcccggtAGGAACTGCCATATGCATCACTAGTTTTCCAAAAGTACTTCAGGCATCTTCGATTTGCCGGGGACCAGGCAAGTCCGGCCCGGCGAtgcctcttccccttcctttgtctggggaagagcaggggTTTATATAGGACCGATCTTTAAAACCATAAACGGTGTGAAATGGCTGCAGCCTCACTGCATGAGAGCAGCGACGTTTCCAGCCTCCACGCAGCAAACGCTTGGATCTTGGAAACGCCGCAAAGTGCTCGTGTCCTTTGTGTGGGTGCGTGTGCGTGTCCGCCTGTGCGTGTCTCGTTGTTACGCCAAGGGCAGGATTCCCGCGGGGCAAGGCTGCGGGACCTGCAGGCTCAGTCGCCCCTAAGAAGGAGCGGGGcgctggcagccagggccccGCAGGtgagggaggcggcgggcga from Ciconia boyciana chromosome 8, ASM3463844v1, whole genome shotgun sequence harbors:
- the FOXB1 gene encoding forkhead box protein B1, which produces MPRPGRNTYSDQKPPYSYISLTAMAIQSSPEKMLPLSEIYKFIMDRFPYYRENTQRWQNSLRHNLSFNDCFIKIPRRPDQPGKGSFWALHPSCGDMFENGSFLRRRKRFKVVKSDHLAPSKPADAAQYLQQQAKLRLSALAATGTHLPQMSTYNLGVSQPSSFKHPFAIENIIAREYKMPGGLAFSTMQPMPAAYPLPNQLTTVGSSIGTGWPHMYSSGMIDTATPISMASSEYGAYGVPIKPLCHGGQTLPAIPVPIKPTPAAVPALPALPAPIPTILSNSPPSLSPTSSQTATSQSSPATPSETLTSPAPALHSVAVH